The genomic interval aaattcacggtgatttgaggtgttggttaatttaaatagtattgtttgaggaatcaatattattttaaatttagagtcttgaccaaagtttattttgtgattcttaggatgactttcaacccactgttcattatactgaaagagaacaaacttactggtcccaattatatagattggaaaagaaacctggacattgtcctaactgctgagagttataagtttgtactgtcagaggtttgccataatgtgcctaatggtgaatctacccaagaggagattgagaatcataggaaatgggtaaagatAGATGAGATgtcgcggtgttacattttgacttcaatgtcaaatgtgctgcaacatcagtatcaggatttaccaacagtttatgatataatgaacaatctcaaggatctctttggtcaccatgatcgggcctctaggcaagaagctatgagaaaattaatgacaaccaccatgacagaggggactcccgtaagagatcatatcctaaagataatgacttatttgaacgaaatacaaatccttggaggagaaattgatggggaaacccagatcgatattattctccaaacgctacctagaagttttgaacaTTTCcgtctgaactataatatgaataaaagtatgtattcattggcggaactgctGACAGAACTGCAGGCAGCAGAAGGggtatttcgtcataattctcatattcactatgctgaaaatggttctacttctaagtcgaaaggtaagaagaagaagaaacaggctgtctcagcaaagaaggtgaataaacctcaaggtacaggaacaaaagctagaatgaagaagccaaagggcaagtgcttcatctgtaagcagtcaggacattggaaggcagactgtcctcgtaagaaagagaacaataaaggtatatctcattctctagtagttgaaacatgtttagcggtgttatctaccagcacctggtgtgtagatatgggagccactgatcatgtttttaactctttgcaggggttcaggaaactcgatgactatttgaaggagagataaccgtctacatgagcaatgctatTAAGGTAgcggttgttgtagtgggagacgtctacttatcttttgataggaatagaaatttggttttaagaaattgtctttatgtacccagtttcagaaaaaatttaatttcaatttttaaactgtatttggatggatattctgtttcttttaataacaatgtggttataatgAGAAATAggattattatctgttctggtacattggttgacaatttatatactttaaatccaattttttccacaaagcaacaaatgaaaattaataacacatcttctaattctaataagagaaaggaaccttcggagataaaccaaacatatctttggcatctaaagcttggttatattaacttaagtaggattcaaaggcttatagctgatggactcttgggtttattagtggtggaaaactttccaacctgtgaatcttgcttggaaggtaaaatgaccaagagaccttttaaggatatgggttatagagccaaagatgtgttagaactagtttattctgatttgtgtggttctatgtctatccaggcaagaggtggttatgaatattttttctcctttatagacgattattcaagatacgaatacatttacttgatgcgtcgcaagtctgaatgctttgataagttcaaagaatatagggctgatgtggagaaatgttttggtaaaagtatcaagacactacggtctgaccgtggtggcgaatacctctttggagagtttaggaattacttatcagaagccgggattcaatcccaattatccgcacctggtacaccccaacagaatggtgtgccagaacgaaggaataaaactcttatggagatggttagatcgatgatgagatattcagaattaccaaattcattttggggatacgctctggaaacggtagtgcacattctgaacttggtgttggttagtcctaggaagatcgtaccggttccactatacaaaaattttatacaagtgtcgaacctttcctaataacctattgtgttctttagaagttaaattaggaatcgcagacggaacttaacatcattaattccaaatttaacttatctgttcttaatggtttagatttgaatcgcaagcggaacttaacactattgattcaaatccacctacgttataaatttcattaaatattaattttcaaaattggcttccaggactacatggcgaggcacatgaccttcttcggtatgagagcatccaccaccgcctaggcaaagccttttaaggaaaactaatatttaatttccttatataactctaggtttaaccaaaaagaacaatcgaatcacaaatttgaaaaataaaaaaaaacacaaacacgaattactaattcgaaaaactagatctaatgcctcttgtgtttggaattcatacaaagaaaaataactagcatgatgcggaaaacaattgctaattataccttttctttgtatgctaataacctcgagattttctgccgtattcctcgcctcgccttggacgtcgtgtgggcgactatcctccaagatgaacaccacccaaagccttcttcctcctcctctagaattcggccgccaccaccaccaaggagcaaaagagagcaaagggaaaagagagggagagaggggccggccaccaagaggaaCTCCACcatgagaataagaattgattacTCTTGAGACcttctcaccccttcttttatattacttgcccaaggcaaataaagaaagactttttacaaaagttaaaatcttcctcttgtttttcctttaactatgaaaatttaatttccatTAGAAAATATAACTATGAAAATTTATTCTATCGGTATACACCGATGGAATTCAAATTCCGTCAGTAAAATGTTTCCGATGAATTATCTCCCAATAAATGATTTTTCATCATAATTTTGTCACTAAACAACCACACCGACAGAATTACGTTGGGAAATTCTATCAGTaatcacaatttttttttgtagtgaatgaATGCTCTCGTGGGGGCTGTGATCGGCGCTTGAGGCATTTTAGTTGGTCATATGGGCCTTCGAGATACTTGAGATATTTCAGTGGATGCAAAAGGTATCCGTGAAGGTGAAGAGTTTGTCGTTGTTGCCatgttgcttgttgttgttgcaatgCTCCCCATACTGTGATAGCTACCATTCTTTCGAAGTGGTCTTGCGCTATAGTGATGGTCGCGGATCTTCCAGTGTCTTCTATCTTAGTGTCTCAATTCAAGACTTAATGTTCCCACGGATAGTACCAATTTGATCCCGCTCTTAGACCTTTGACGAATGAGCCAACTGACAGCTGGAGGCAAGGTTGACTAGAGTCGCTGAATGCCATGAGAGGGGGATCCACCGAAGACTGTGCCAAACTTGAGAGGGATCAGCTACTCACTTGGCTCAGTTTCAGGTCCTTGCTCCATCTCTTAGTCTCAACTCTTGACCCCCGATTCACTTTTTGACTCAGTTTTAGGTCCTTGCACTATCTCTCAATCTCAGCTCCCGATCCTGACACCCTTTCTGGATCAGTTTTAGGCCCCCACACTATCTCTCAGTCTCAGCTCCTAATCACGACACCCTTTTGACTCAGTCTTAGGTCCACGCATCATGTTTCAGTCTTAACTCACGATCTCGACATCCTTTTCTGATTCAGTCTCAGATCCCCACACCATCTCTCAATCTCAGCTCCTAATCTGACACCCTTTTTGGCTCAATCTTAGGTCCCTGCACTATCTCTCAGTCTTAACTCTTAATCCTGACACCCTTTCTATCTCAGTTTAGGTCCACACATCATCTCTCAATCTTGGCCAAGTCGCCGACACCTTCTCTTAGTATCGTATACTGACATCTTCTTATTCTAGGTCTCATATCCAGACTTTGTCTATTCTCAAGGTTACTCCATATCAACGTCACCTTTTTCACCCTTAATCAAGGTCTATGCGTTGCacggagaaagagaagaagaagagagttaGAATGACGGTCAGGGGTGTCTCGACATTGTCACTCCGACACTGAAGTAAGTTACGATGAGAGATGTGGAGAAAGCAGAGATGATGGACAATACTATGTGCATGGAGAAGTGAAGCTTATCTCCGTCCGTAGATGCAAACGTCTTTTATAACACTACCATCaaatatctctcttatatatTAATTATGTATTAATTATTGATGTGACGCGTATTACATTACAGTAAAAGGGAATGTTCTATCGTATTTACTAGTATCATGCAGATCAAGATACGGGAGATGATACCTCATGTGCTCTGACAACTCACATGTCGTGTCAGCACAGGCGCCGCCCCTTATGATTGGCTAGCCCGCAGCCCTTGGGCCGTGGGACAATTAGGTTGGAGGTTGGGGCCTATTAAGTAGAAGAGCGTTGGACCACCAAGACTAAGTGGAGATGAGCAGAGCCGGCCGAGTTAGTGCAAGCGGAGCATGCCCGATCAGTGGTACAGATTGGGGAGAGACAAAGCACATTCGATCAATGGGATCAATCGTGTAGTAACGAAGCATGTCCAATCAGTGGGACCGATTGGGGAGGAGGGGTGAAGCTCATCCGATTGGTGATAAATATGACTACATGAACATATCTATCTTGTGTTGActtgtcttgactttgacctctatcTAGGCATGATATTTGACCCTTGGGGGCACACGTGGCTtctaattctcaccatataataGGGAATATTAGAAGCCTCCGTGTGGGCCAAGGAGGACAATCGCCTTGATAAGATAGATGTTAAAGTCTAGGATGACCAACTTGATTGGGATATCCAATTGAGTTATCTGAGACAAAAGGTTCAACTAGGCGATTGACTTGGTTACGCTCCCCCCAACTCCAAGGGCTACGCTCCCCTATCTCCATACTCAGCTCAATCAGCTTAGATACCCCCAGTCGGTCCGTCTCCCTGACTCCAAGGGCTATACTCCCCCGATCTCATATTCCGCTTAGCAAACTCAGATACTTTGATTTCCCTAACTCCAAGGGTTACGCTTCCCCGACCTCATACTCTGCTCAGTCAGCTCAGATACTTTCAATCTATTGGTCTCCTAGACCCCGGGCCCAACTCCTCCAACTCCACTCCACTCAGCCAGAAACTCTCCTAGACCGCAAGGCCAGCTCCCCTGACTCCTTAAAGATGAACAGATCGTTTCCTCAGACTTCTTAAATATGAACAGATCATCTTCCCGATTCCACTCCGCTCAGTCAGATGCTCTCCTTGACTCCCGGGGCCAGCTCATCCACCTCGCTCAGCCATAAGCTCACCTGACTtcttataaataataaaataagagcaTTGTCCGCCGGCGAGCATTGTTTCTGCACCGAGGTTGCACATGCTTAATGGTCGTTCGTTATCACTTGTTAAGGGCCAAATGACGGAGGCATGCATGCCTTTGCTTTGCTTTGCTGTAATAGGTTTGAGGCCTAGACCGATGATGTTGATGAAAACAAAACTTGAAGTATGAGTGTGATTTATTGATGTATCCTTTatggaagaaggaaaaaggttcATGAATCATGAAATGAGATCTGTTATTGGAACTACAGTAAATCATCAAGAAGTCTCTGCATTATGAATCTCAGGAACAAGACAAACATGAAACAATGCACAAAAGCAATCCAACAAGACAAACAATGCACCAAATCTCAACACACCAATGAATGGGATCAAGTATTAGCACTCCAGACGCACTAATGAATGCATATGACTTTGGTTGTCTACTTCCAAATATTCCTGAACGCCGGCCAAAAGGTGGCTCCCCTGTAGTACAGCACAATCAAGCAGAGGGCAGGGAAGACGGTGAGCTCCAGTATGAGCGGAATCAGGTAGTCGGACTCCGTTCTCTTCCCGCCGTAAATCTGCAGGAAGATGTTGCAGGTGAAGGAGACGAGCAGCGCCAAGAGCGCCATGGCGAAGGACAAGCAGGCCAAGAAGTACTTGGTCGGAATGGCCCGCCGGAACTGCTGTTCCCTGTAGGGCGAGATgacgagggagaggaagaggaccAGCGAGGTGGTGGCGCAGGAGAGGCCGATGACGTAGGTGTGGGAGAAGATTTTGAAGGGCAGCCTGTTCATGTACACCGGATTCCCTGTCTTGTCGTCCTTCTCGCCGGGGATCGAGAAGCTCGATGCGAACACCACCGCGGCCACCAGCCCCGCGCAGGTCTTCCCCATCTCCATCAGCTGGTTCTTGCAGTTCTTGACCATCTGTTTGTGGTTCTCACTGAACACCTCTTGCGCCGTCTTCCTCTCCTCGTTCCGACTGTACATCAGCTCCTTCGGCACCATCCTTTGCAATTTCTACTCAATTGGTGAGAAAACTTCACTTTCTCCAGATTGATTACCTATTGAAGGATTGGCATAAAAAACTTCTGGTCGATCTGTTTGTTTACCTCAAAAAAAAGGAGCTCGTCTTGCAACTGCACGACGTCTTCTGTATCGGGAGGAATCCTCTCCGAAGCAAAATGCAGGATGGTCCTCCTCGTCCTTGACTCAGTGTGTGAGAGCAGCCAGGAGGGAAGGACAGGATTAGGGCCCTTCGTCTTCTGGCGGATGATCTCCACGATCTCCCGGTTGCCGCTCTCGATTGCTGCCTGGAGGACGTTCCGGCCGCGGGTGTCCACGTACATCGCCGACTCCGGGCACACGTGCAGGATCTTTTCCACGAACTCGTGCAGGCCCATGTCGGCCCCAGTGATCAGCGGCGGCTCCGAAAAGTTCCGCTTCGAAGACATCTCGCTCTCGAGAAGCCCCTGGACCGCCGGCGCCTCGCTGCCGCGGGTGTCGTCGTGGAGGCGGAGGAGCTCGTCGACGAACGCGAGCAGCAGCTTGCGCTGCTGGGACTCTAGCCCTTTCTTACGGTCCAGAATGCCATGGCCCTTGTAGTTACGGGCATGTCCATTGGCGCAGAAGTCGAAGTATTTGGGGTACTTCGCTAGGCATTCAATGAGTTCCACAGTGTCCAGGTGAAATTGTTTTAGATCGTACAGTTCGCTAATCCTGCTCGAAACTGCAAAACTTTGCTTCATTAAATTAatctaatattattataataattttaatcaaatcagCTCTGATGTTAATTAAAACTGTTTTAATATTGATTAAAGTTGCTACGAATTTGTCTATTAAAACTGCTGGAATCTTGGGATAGTTTTAGACAATCTTGAATTAGGGGTTTAACAAATTCTAAAGAAAAATAGACCAAAATAGAAAATGTCAATGAACTCACCTCGCCATAGAAGATGGAAAAGCAATTCGTGAATTGATCTTAAAATATTGTAGAATAACATGGAAATCCATCTCCCTGCAAGCATCCATCCACAACAATTATAAGTTAAGGCAGTCAAAATTCATAAGTAAAACATCTAATTAAGAAACATTTTGTTTTCAATATACAATTTAACTTGCCTAACTCGTTAATAGAAAGAAGGAAACTCATAATGAAATGCCTCGTTAATTACCtctttcttcatctttctttTTCTCAATTTCTTGTGAATTTTCACCGTCAGAGTCTTGATTCTACTCGCATATAAATTTTAGGGGTAAATTAAACAGCATTATTAaatgaaaataattcatcaatatttttctttttttcctcaattttttttttaaaaaaatcaaaatagatTAAAATTCTTACCTCGATATCGCTTTTGCCTCGCTTGCGAATCCACTTGGGAGGCTCCTTGAATCGGGGAATCCCTGACATTAAAATATTTGAGAATGACATTTCTTATTTTTCTATACGTAAATTTTATACTCATCTGTTATGactatcaaatatattttttttatacaaaaatTATTTATCAGTCGACATGCTAAAGGgtattttggaaaaataaaagaagTGAGTAGGTTACAGTTATAGAGGAAGTTTTCGAGTGATCCGAGGACCAATTGGCTGCGGAATGCCTCCGGAATGCTCGCCAGCAGTTGCAATGGAGTCAGCGCTGCGTAATTCCGGTATATTGCCAATTCCTGCCACTTCATCGCAATCTCCAACGCCAGCCCTGCAGAATTTCAAGCAATCGTTCGACCGATCGATACatgaatcaattaaaaaaatttctccttAAATCGGTGCTCATGTACGTACTCGGCGCATTGCCCATGATGGCGCAGTGGAGCACAGTGGCTCCATCGTAGGTACGGTCATCGTACGTCCGGTCCTCCGGCGGGCTTATACTCTTGTCCGCCAGACGCCAAAACACCTCCCGCTGCCCAAAGAGAGCCGCCTTGTGCAGCGGCGTCTCCCCCTTATTGTTTCGCTTCTCCGCTAGACTGGGGGATTTGTTCAGCAACGCGTTCGCCACCTTCAGGTTGTCTAAGGCGGCGGCTACATGCAGCGCCGTGTCGCCGTCGTAGTTTTCAGCCTCGAGTTTGTCGTGGGACAACTTCTTGATAAGTTTAAGCGCTATCTGGGTTTTCTGGCAGGTAATGACGACGCTGAGCAGGGGATCGTCCATGAGGTTGACCGGGCCCTCGGGGTTCTCGGCCAGCCTCACGAGAGCATCCGTCTTCTCGTCGAGGATCAGCTTGTAAACCGTTCTGTAGTGCTTCTCGTTGTAGTCTGGCGGAGGCCTAAACTCCTCCATATCTTCGTCATCGCTACTCCTAGACTGCTccatctcctcctcttcgtcgGAGATGATCGGCGGTAGGAGGATTACTGGTGGCGGCGCCATGGTAAGAGGTACGTGGTGGGGATGGTGAGACCCTGGTGTGCTGGCGAATGAAATGCTCTGTTGCAATGGATGGACGCTCGATGTATATATAAACTGATTAAAGATTCATTCGGTGGGCTGTGGGCAGACTCATGGCTTTACTAAATTAAGCTTTGCTTATGTCGGCAAACAGCATAAGATTCACACCTGTAGCACTCTAAGTCTGGCGTActgttcttctttttctttttcgttTTTTTCCTTAACTGCCAAATGGATCGGATTCGGAGCGGGGTAAAAAAACTGATCTCAGGTCAATCATGATAGCCGAGAGGACGAGTggtggtggggtgagttgcacagggtcCAGGGTTACTCTCCTACAGTACGGTTCGATCCCACAACCTCATGTGACAAGTATATCATCACTTATCATCTCGGATGACCCGTGAGATCCACTTAAGCGGCCGAAGGTGGAGATTCCAAATATGTCCCTCGGCAATATGCACGAACGATTAATTAATTAGAGGATAATCAaccattaatttttaattaatgaaAAAGAACAAGATAAACAACTTGTCTTATCTCTTACGACCATGGAGACCTTGGCATCGTTGTCACAGATGTCCAAGGCCACCTCTATGCCGGAGTTGCCGCAGCCCACCACGAGGACCCGTTCGCCACGGTGCTTGTCCCCTTTGTCGTAGGCTCGTAGCAGCTGGTGTGCAGCACCTTGCAGTGGAACACCGCCACTCCGATGGTCTCCGGCCACACCATCTCCGCATTCTCGCCCATCGCCACCGACAATCACCTCGACACGAACTCCACTCCGCCACCGCCGCTTCTGACGAAGCCGGCGGCGGCGGCACGAACGTGCCATAAGCCCAGGGACGGGTCGCACTCCGCTTGAACGGCCTCGACGCCGTAGAGCAGCGCGAGGGCGAATCAGTCGACGTAGCAGTCGAGGTAGTTGACGAACTGCTGGCGGGTTGGGTACTCGGGAAGATCGGGCGGGAAGGGCATTAACGGTAGCGCATAGTACGTACTTCTTCAGGAGGCAGAAATGGTTACAGGTTTCGGTTGGAACTGCTTAATCGATAGGAACCGTTTCAATCGGAATCATAAGATTGATTAATCGGTTCTATATAAAatgttataaattaaaattaattagaacTGATAAATCGATAAATTGGTTAACCGTTGGTTGAACATGCTTAGTCGGATTTGAATCGATCGATGTAATCCATTTAAAAAACTAGCCATACTTAACTTGTCAGCCTACTCGGGTCACAGACGACCCAGTATCGAGTCATAGACTCATAGTAGATAATTAATGAACTATTAAAGGCAcgacttaaaaataataaaataagagcaATGTCTGCCCGCGAACATTGTCTCTGCACTGAGCCCGGGGTTCTGCACTGGGGTTGTGCATAGGAGTGTAAATGAATTGAATTAAGTCGAGTATGTTTAAAAATTTAAGGTTTAAATTCGGCTGGAAATAGGTATA from Zingiber officinale cultivar Zhangliang chromosome 6B, Zo_v1.1, whole genome shotgun sequence carries:
- the LOC121989948 gene encoding uncharacterized protein LOC121989948, with translation MAPPPVILLPPIISDEEEEMEQSRSSDDEDMEEFRPPPDYNEKHYRTVYKLILDEKTDALVRLAENPEGPVNLMDDPLLSVVITCQKTQIALKLIKKLSHDKLEAENYDGDTALHVAAALDNLKVANALLNKSPSLAEKRNNKGETPLHKAALFGQREVFWRLADKSISPPEDRTYDDRTYDGATVLHCAIMGNAPRLALEIAMKWQELAIYRNYAALTPLQLLASIPEAFRSQLVLGSLENFLYNWIPRFKEPPKWIRKRGKSDIENQDSDGENSQEIEKKKDEERGRWISMLFYNILRSIHELLFHLLWRVSSRISELYDLKQFHLDTVELIECLAKYPKYFDFCANGHARNYKGHGILDRKKGLESQQRKLLLAFVDELLRLHDDTRGSEAPAVQGLLESEMSSKRNFSEPPLITGADMGLHEFVEKILHVCPESAMYVDTRGRNVLQAAIESGNREIVEIIRQKTKGPNPVLPSWLLSHTESRTRRTILHFASERIPPDTEDVVQLQDELLFFEKLQRMVPKELMYSRNEERKTAQEVFSENHKQMVKNCKNQLMEMGKTCAGLVAAVVFASSFSIPGEKDDKTGNPVYMNRLPFKIFSHTYVIGLSCATTSLVLFLSLVISPYREQQFRRAIPTKYFLACLSFAMALLALLVSFTCNIFLQIYGGKRTESDYLIPLILELTVFPALCLIVLYYRGATFWPAFRNIWK